The genomic stretch GCACAGCTGAACCAGAGAATCCCTGTGGTCCAGACATCACCCCAGTGTGggaagcagctgtgcccagagaggacccccctgctccctctggTCTCCTGGAGGTCCCTTGTGCCACACCACCAGCCCTCACCTGCACGACGCTATTGGGACCCTCTGGTGCTGTCGACAACCCAGGCACCGACTGGCAGTGGGGGTGTGTGGTGGGCAGGAAGCGGGGCCGAGATGGCAGATCCCTGTCCACTGGGACAGGACATCTCACACCACCCCTAGGGTAACTGTCACCTCCCCTCCGTGCAGCCCCCAGATCCCCGGGAGCAGCCCAGGGATAGGTGCCACCCTGGGTGCCCACTGCTCAGAGCTGCGCTGCCGGTACAGCAGCACCAAGGACATGCTGCACACCCTCTTTGTCTGCATCTCTGGTGAGTGACCCCCGAgacccccccagcaccctgaTCTCCCCAGCACCCTGACCCCCCACTCTTCTGGTGCAGGGGTTGCCGATCAGCTCCAGACCAACTTTGCCAGTGACATGCGCAGCATCTTGAAAACGGTCTTCAAGATCGTGGCTTCGCAGGCGGAGCCCTTGGAGGAGCCCAGTGCCAGCCGTGAGTAATCCCCAGAGAGTGAGAGAttgctcctctgccctgcccagtgcccatccctggTGAGACAAGGCCACAGCCCCAGGCATGGGGAGGACGTGGCCATACTGCCTGTCCCTGGTTTGGCTGTTCCACCATAGCCCTTGTCCCTGCAGGAAAGAAGGATGATGACTCCTGTGTGGCAAATGCTCCTCGTGTGGTCAACTGCCcactgtgctccagccccacagaggCTGCCGGGCTCCGGAGGGCAGGTAAGGGGCTGCCCAGGTGCCATGGCTCTGGGGCAGGTGTGAGGCTGGGACTGATCCTACCCCCATCCTGCCAGAGGGGGTCTGGCTTTGAggggggctggcacaggggggtTTTACTAATATGTTTTGCCCAGCAGGCACTCACCGCCTGCCCGAGTGGGTGCCTGACAGCACGTGCAGCCAGTGCTCTGCCTGCCGCTCGCCCTTCACCCTGCTGCGCCGCCGGCACCACTGCCGCAGCTGTGGGAAGGTAggatggggctgagctggggcgTGTGGGGTCCTTGAGGGACCCGGCTCTGCTCAGCCCCCCTCTGGCCCTCTCCTGCAGATCTTCTGTGCCCGCTGCTCACCGCACACCGCGGCACTGCCGCACTACAGCCACACCAAACCCGTGCGTGTCTGCACCCACTGCTACACCACACACCTCTCACCCACGTCCCAGTGTGCCCGGAGCCAATGAGAGCCCCTCTGCCAGAGCTGCATCTGCAGGAAGCCATGCACTGGGGGCAAGGGGCTGttctggggctgctgggcagcTCTTCAGCCCTATAACTGCTGTCAGAGCTGGGTGGGCATGATGGCAGGACCCCCTTACATGGCAGTAGGACTCCCCCTCACACAGGGGCAGGACCCCACAGACGGCTGCAGCCCACGCCTGGTGCTGGCAGGCCGGGGTCACAGGGGGCACAGGACCCCCCCTCCCGATGCACCGTGGCCGTGCCCTGCTTTCAGTGAACTGCGTGCACCTGCCCCCCGGCTGGAAATGTGCTTcgtggtggttttttttaaggtgaacTTTGACTGTTGTTGGGCCCGGGGCAGAgtctcccccccaccccatggCCTGGCCTGAGAAGGTGCAAACAGCCCTCACATGACGGCGGGTGCCCCAGGGCCGCCCGTGCCACACCCGCCCTTGCCGTGCAGCGCCGTGCCCGGAGGCCCGGcgctcccctgccctcccttccccaccGCCTGCACCCGACGGATTTTAATAAAGAGATAAGCCCGCATGGCTGGGCCGCGTTGCGCTGGGTTCCCGGGGTGAAGGGGGGAGCGAGGCGGGCTAGTGGTCGCAGCCGGTGTGGGAACACCTGTGGGCGCGGTGGGGGTGTTCCGAGCGGTCTGGGGATGGCGGGGGTGTGAGCGCTCCTCGCCCGGCTCCCATGGGCGGGCAGGGGCGACCTGCGCCCCGGGTGTCTCCAGATGCGCACATGGGCAGACATGAGAGCACTTCTCATGGGGCGCAGCCACGGCGTGGTAATTAATTAACCCCCGGGGGGCGTGGCTTTTCCAATGGAGGCGTgtcccgccccggccccgccccccgaTTCAAATTTGAAGCACGCGCTTTCCCGCCCAAAGTTGTTTGCCCGCCGTGGTGACGTCAGCGGCGCGCGGTGTCCcgcagccaatcagcgcgcggCCTTCGCCCCCCTCCCGCCATGGAGCCCGCGGCCACCACCAGCATCCAGGTGCTGCTCCAGGCGGCCGAGTTCCTGGAGCACCGGGACCACTGCGACCCGCCCGGCCTGGCCGAGGCCGAGCACGGCTACGCCTCGCTCTACCCCGCCCGGTCGCGCCGGGCCGTGAGCAGCGTCAGGTGAGCGGCGGGAGAGTGGGTGGGTGGCGGTGGCCGGCAGCGCCGGTGCTGATCGCCGGCGGCTCTTCCTCTCGCAGGTCGGTGCACAACGCGCTGGAGAAACACAGGTACCGGGGCGTGtggggggagcggcggggcagggggtggctcTGCCCGTGCGCCCACCCTCGGGCTGACCGCCGTGTGGTCCCCCTCCCGCCCGGCCGTAGGAGAGCCCAGCTCCGGTGCTGCTTGGAGCGGCTGAAGCAGCAGGTGCCGGTGGCCGCGGGGCCGGCCCGTCCCACCACGCTGAGCCTCCTGCACCGTGCCCGGCTTCACATCCAGGTGAGGGGGGATGACCCCGGTACCACTCGGGGGACCCCGTGTGGCAACCGACCCGCCCAGCTCTGCCCCGCTCATGGCTCGCTGGGTCCCcgcagaggctggaggagcaggagctgagggcacGGAGGGCCAAGGACCGGCTGCGAGACCGGCAGCGGAGCCTGCGGCGGCGGCTGGAATGGCTGCTCCTACCCACCGACGGGGAACGGGCACGGGCTGACAGCCTAGACTCATCCCAGCTCTCGGAACCCTCCGAGGGAGGTaagggaggggaaggatggagggtgggtaggaaaggaaaagcagccgGGGTCCTGACTTGGGCTCCCCCCCCCACGGTGCCCAGAGGATGCCGAGGTAGAGGTGGACGGTGTGGTGTTCGGTGGGGACCTGCTGCATTCCTTCGGCACCGGGAGGGACCACAGCTACTCCAGCCTCCACAGCCCGGAATCCTGACAGTGCCCACTGCCTTCCCTGCACTGCCTGCCCGCCTCCttcctgctggaaatgcagCCTCTCTGGCCTCATCACAGCCAGGATAAGGGGCCACAGGTGGGAGTGAGCACCCAGCTTGGcccccagcagctgggctgctgggcagcactggctgtggcactgggtGCACGGGGCTGGCACTGCACTGTGGCACCCACTGTGAGTGCACTGCAAAGCACTAGgagaggcactggaagagggCCCAGCTGTCATGGGGAAACCCTCACACCTCCCCCTGTGCACCACCAGGCATGTGGCAGTGCTGCTCACTGCAGACATGGCTACAGGAGGGCTGTCCCGCCCCTGGAGAGACAGAAAGGGGAAACAAGTGCATTAAGCAACCTGCCTTCATGCTCCCACAGGCACCCCGCTCTTTTGTACAGACCCCACACTTTTATAGTAAAGGCACTTGATAAAACTCTGGCCTGTGTCTTCCCTGTGATCCCGGCAGCAGGCTGGACCCCCAGAGTGGAGGGCagcactgggctctgctctAGCCAGGCCAGTCTCAGTCAAATCAGAGGTGGGAGTAGATTCTTTAATGATAATTACATCTCAGAAAGGGTCTAACAGCAGCTGATTGTCAGACTTgtacagtttctttaaaaatataaaatctaagGAGATTTCTATCTGTCCTGGTGCAGCTGGCCCCTCACACGTACTGCTTCTTCTTGGTGGCTGCCTTGCTCGCCAGATCCTTGGCTTTCTCTGTAGCAGCCAGAGCTGTCTCCTTGGCTTTCTCGGTCGCTTCCTTGGCAGTCTCCACCAGTGTTTTGGATGGAGCTTCTCCTATAACATGGAAGCTGttaacccagccctgccccggcaCTGGAGTGCCAGCCAGACCTGCCCGGCCACCTCGGCACCAAGGCGCTTCCCCACGCAGATGAGCCTGGTGCTCCTGACCTCGGCACGTCAGGGCACGTTGCAAAGGGGAACCGCAGGCACGTGACTGCTGCCCTGTCACATCCCGTCCTGCCTGCACTGCACTCCACCCCTGCCCGGCCTTGCAATCACTGGCCGGCTGCTCCGCTCAGGAAGGGCAGGCTGTGCCAAGGCAGGGGGCAAAGGTAAGGGAGGAGGATTTCACAGTCAGATCAGTTCAAGCTGCGACCTGCCCATGGACTGGAGTGTTCCCAGTGTGACCTCTAACTCCAAGAGACCCGTCCCGGTCAGCCCCAGCCTGCCCTTGGTGCCCACCTTGCATTCTTGCTAGCACGTATTCAAATCCCTTAGTGCTCTTGGTCACGTTGCTTTTGAACCTGGCCAGACCAAACTCCTGCAAGGGGAAAAGTCAATGAAGGTGCAAGCCTGGCTCTCTGTCACACACAGCCCCTGGGGCTTTTGTCCCAGCTTGAGAAGTCACAAGCAGTGACTTTGACAGTGATGGTTCTGGGTGCCCGAAGAGCTCATGAGGGCTGGGGGAACAAGGGGAAAGGGTGTGAAAACCATCACAAGAAATGGGTAGAGAAAGGGGGAGCAGGAGCTTTAGGGGGGCACACAGTGCTGCTCGAGCAGTGCTCACCTGGATGGCCCGCGAGACGCCAAACAGGCTGGAGGATACCCAGGCCTCTCGCTTGACCTCGGTCCAGTTGCTGTTCTCCGGGTTCACCCGGTACACGCAGCGCTCCTCCACCACCTGCAGGAGGCACAGCCCGGCTGTAGGAACTGCTgggccccctcctcccccccgtGCCTTCCCGCCTGCGGCACCTACCATGAGACGGGCGTGGTTGATGTTCCAGGTGAACGTGGTCATGGTCCGGTTCTTGGGGTCCACGATAGAGTCCTCCAGGATGTAGACGGAGTGGGCGACGTTAGCTGGGAAGAAGCGCTCTGCCCAGCGCGGCATCCGGTTGGTCTTGGTCAGGAGCCGCCGCGACAGCAGCTTGTGGTCCGGTGTCACCTCCCGGTGCACGATGTCTTCGGTCAGGACATGTTTGCTAAAACGGCGGAAGAAAACATCAAGCCCTGCTCCTTCCCGGCCAGCCCCACCAGGGGCTGGGAACCATCAGGCACCGTGGGACTAAGGGAGGGGGAAACCAGCTCGCCGCTGTGTGCACCCATCCCAGAAGGCTGGAGGGGGACAAGCAGAGCCCCCGCGGGACCCCCGGGGAAAGGGCTGGGCCGAGGAGGAGGGGCAGCATTCCCAGATGGCAccgggatgggggggggggggtcgaAGAGGGCCCCGGGCGCACCTGTAGGGGTTGGGGTAGCGCTGCCAGAAGGCGGCGAACACCTGGTCCCAGGGCCCCTTGAGGACGCTCAGGCTGGCGCAGTACTTCCCCATGGGCCCGGCGCTCAGGCCCGCGCCTGCTGGGCGGCCGCCATGCGGCCCGCGcgccccgcccggccctgcGCACgtccggccccgccccgcccggttccggccccgccccgcccggggcggccccgcccgcggcggcggcggcgcgagGATGAGCGGGCGGCGGGTGGACGCCaaggtggtgctgctggggcaggagggcgTGGGTAAGAGCAGCCTGGTGGAGCGCTGCGCCCACGGCCGCTTCCGCGCCGGGCCTTACCAGAACGTGAGTGACACACGGGCACCGGCAGCGCCGCCGCGGTGCTGCTGCGGCGCCTCCGCGGCATCGCGTCACCCGCGTCTGCCCGGGATGAGCCCCTTGTGTGGCCCGTCCGCGCGTCGGTGCCCTCGCTCCCCCACCGTGTCCCTCCACATCCCCGGGACGGTGTCCCCTCGTGTTGTCCCCCGCCATCCCCGGGATAGGACCCCTCCACCCCTCCTGCACTCGCGGGTCGGTCCCCTCGTTTCCCCACCGTGTCACCGGCGCGGTGCCTCCCACGTACCCACGACGGTGTCCCCCGCGTCGCTCTCATGTCCCCAGGGTGGTCCCTTCGTGTTCACCCCTCTCGGTCTCCGGGCTGGTGCCTTCCGTATCCTGCCCGTGCTCTCACCGTGTCTCTGGCAATGTGAGACCACATCCCTGGCACGATGTCCCCTCATATTGTCTCCCGTCATGCCCGGGCTGGAGCCCCTCCACATCCCTCCCATGCCCGTGGGTTGGTCCCCTTGTTTCCATACCCACTCCTCCTACGTTCCCGGGTGTGTTTCCCCGTGTTCCCGGGCCGGTTCCCAGCATGTTCCAAGGCCAGATGCTCCCGGCATCCCTGGGCCAGTCTCCACTGCTCCTCCTGCTTCACTTCCAGACGATTGGAGCTGCCTTCGTGGCCAAGGTGATGTCCGTGGGGGAGCAGACAGTGACCCTGGGCATCTGGGTAAGTGCAGAGAGGGCTGTGCTGACATCCCCTGGCTCATGGATCTCCAAGGGTCACCTGCCAAGCACTTCCTTGTGTCCCACAGGACACGGCCGGCTCGGAGCGCTACGAGGCCATGAGCCGCATCTACTACCGGGGGGCCCGGGCTGCCATTGTCTGCTATGGTAAGGGCATGGAGGATGGGGAGGTCCCAAGATCCTGGGACAGAGTGGTGGCAGCACTGGTGGGTTAGGCACTGAGGAAAGCGTTGGACAGACCCTGacccctctctctccccagaTCTCACCGACAGTGGCAGTTTCCAGCGAGCCAAGTTCTGGGTGAACGAGCTGCAGAACTGCGAGGAGGTacaggggtgctggggggctgcacaGCCTCActgtggggcaggggggctgctGGTAAAGACATGGGCACatccctcccatccctctccctgccccagggctgccgGATCTACCTGTGCGGCACCAAGTGTGACCTGCTGGAGGAGGACAGGAGGAAGCGGGGGATTGACTTCCATGATGTGCAGGACTACGCCGATGGTACAGCCACTGCTGGCCCGTCCTGGGGCTCCCGCAGCACAGGGGGTGGGGGGCATGGGGGGATGGATCTGTGTGCAAGGGGCTCTGCCCTTGC from Chiroxiphia lanceolata isolate bChiLan1 chromosome 15, bChiLan1.pri, whole genome shotgun sequence encodes the following:
- the RAB24 gene encoding ras-related protein Rab-24, giving the protein MSGRRVDAKVVLLGQEGVGKSSLVERCAHGRFRAGPYQNTIGAAFVAKVMSVGEQTVTLGIWDTAGSERYEAMSRIYYRGARAAIVCYDLTDSGSFQRAKFWVNELQNCEEGCRIYLCGTKCDLLEEDRRKRGIDFHDVQDYADEIKADHFETSSKTGQSVDELFQKVAEDYVNFSAFQVMTEDKSVNLGQRSSPYFYSCCHH
- the PRELID1 gene encoding PRELI domain-containing protein 1, mitochondrial: MGKYCASLSVLKGPWDQVFAAFWQRYPNPYSKHVLTEDIVHREVTPDHKLLSRRLLTKTNRMPRWAERFFPANVAHSVYILEDSIVDPKNRTMTTFTWNINHARLMVVEERCVYRVNPENSNWTEVKREAWVSSSLFGVSRAIQEFGLARFKSNVTKSTKGFEYVLARMQGEAPSKTLVETAKEATEKAKETALAATEKAKDLASKAATKKKQYV
- the MXD3 gene encoding max dimerization protein 3, encoding MEPAATTSIQVLLQAAEFLEHRDHCDPPGLAEAEHGYASLYPARSRRAVSSVRSVHNALEKHRRAQLRCCLERLKQQVPVAAGPARPTTLSLLHRARLHIQRLEEQELRARRAKDRLRDRQRSLRRRLEWLLLPTDGERARADSLDSSQLSEPSEGEDAEVEVDGVVFGGDLLHSFGTGRDHSYSSLHSPES